A window of Hyperolius riggenbachi isolate aHypRig1 chromosome 1, aHypRig1.pri, whole genome shotgun sequence contains these coding sequences:
- the LOC137517089 gene encoding E3 ubiquitin-protein ligase TRIM32-like isoform X2: MHEFNKEWKLSGIQRIFYNSLVGELGGFGSEDGKFIWPTSVTNTLDGDLAIKDTGNQQIQIFSAEGRHKQTFSYGSENTKCLGDVTCTKEGLLLVSNGSKGIKVFTKQGEMIHLLKSSKADWKHSYGLAVVNSNSIAVTDWTDGGKVHIVAVDWRMNAILKTNVVDGLQRPEYIAVTKVYFTSADESCIVLTCLCNWKISSGPISSNLKETSRALRRSSTVVRRRPSDSPMHENTGTSLQEKQQQMFSTG; the protein is encoded by the exons ATGCATGAATTCAATAAGGAATGGAAACTTTCTGGTATACAGCGGATTTTTTACAATAGTCTTGTTGGAGAGCTGGGAGGCTTTGGTTCAGAGGATGGGAAATTCATTTGGCCTACCAGTGTGACTAATACTTTAGATGGTGATCTCGCTATTAAAGATACTGGCAATCAACAAATCCAGATTTTCTCTGCGGAAGGGAGACACAAGCAAACCTTTTCATATGGATCTGAGAATACAAAATGTCTTGGAGATGTGACATGCACAAAAGAAGGCCTTCTTCTCGTGTCAAATGGATCTAAGGGTATTAAAGTGTTTACTAAGCAAGGCGAAATGATTCATCTTCTGAAGTCATCTAAAGCAGATTGGAAACATTCTTATGGGCTGGCTGTAGTGAACTCCAACAGTATTGCAGTGACAGACTGGACTGACGGTGGCAAAGTCCATATTGTTGCCGTGGACTGGAGAATGAATGCTATCCTTAAGACAAATGTTGTTGATGGACTACAAAGACCGGAATATATTGCAGTTACTAAG GTATACTTTACTTCAGCAGATGAAAGTTGCATTGTCCTGACTTGCCTTTGCAATTGGAAGATATCCAGTGGCCCCATAAGCTCAAACCTGAAAGAAACCAGTCGAGCCCTGAGACGCTCATCTACAGTCGTAAGAAGAAGGCCAAGTGATTCTCCTATGCATGAAAACACAGGAACTAGCCTGCAGGAAAAACAACAGCAGATGTTCTCAACTG GATGA
- the LOC137517089 gene encoding E3 ubiquitin-protein ligase TRIM32-like isoform X1: MHEFNKEWKLSGIQRIFYNSLVGELGGFGSEDGKFIWPTSVTNTLDGDLAIKDTGNQQIQIFSAEGRHKQTFSYGSENTKCLGDVTCTKEGLLLVSNGSKGIKVFTKQGEMIHLLKSSKADWKHSYGLAVVNSNSIAVTDWTDGGKVHIVAVDWRMNAILKTNVVDGLQRPEYIAVTKDEDLLVTEGQLFGEHTGCCLKVIDNDRAIKKTIGPKYGNNLHFINPSGVCVDGNGNFFVADKGRNNITMFNPKSSLMAVVVTHDLEGPCGINITNSDLLVVADCYHHTVKLYKYKQGIIL; encoded by the exons ATGCATGAATTCAATAAGGAATGGAAACTTTCTGGTATACAGCGGATTTTTTACAATAGTCTTGTTGGAGAGCTGGGAGGCTTTGGTTCAGAGGATGGGAAATTCATTTGGCCTACCAGTGTGACTAATACTTTAGATGGTGATCTCGCTATTAAAGATACTGGCAATCAACAAATCCAGATTTTCTCTGCGGAAGGGAGACACAAGCAAACCTTTTCATATGGATCTGAGAATACAAAATGTCTTGGAGATGTGACATGCACAAAAGAAGGCCTTCTTCTCGTGTCAAATGGATCTAAGGGTATTAAAGTGTTTACTAAGCAAGGCGAAATGATTCATCTTCTGAAGTCATCTAAAGCAGATTGGAAACATTCTTATGGGCTGGCTGTAGTGAACTCCAACAGTATTGCAGTGACAGACTGGACTGACGGTGGCAAAGTCCATATTGTTGCCGTGGACTGGAGAATGAATGCTATCCTTAAGACAAATGTTGTTGATGGACTACAAAGACCGGAATATATTGCAGTTACTAAG GATGAAGACTTGCTGGTAACAGAGGGGCAGCTTTTTGGAGAACACACAGGCTGTTGCCTGAAGGTTATAGACAATGATCGAGCTATTAAAAAGACTATTGGTCCAAAGTACGGtaataatttacattttataaACCCATCTGGAGTCTGCGTGGATGGAAATGGCAACTTTTTTGTGGCAGATAAAGGACGAAACAATATCACCATGTTTAACCCAAAGTCATCCCTGATGGCAGTCGTGGTGACACATGACTTAGAAGGACCCTGTGGGATCAACATTACAAACAGTGACCTTCTGGTTGTGGCAGACTGTTACCACCATACTGTAAAGTTATACAAGTATAAGCAGGGAATAATACTGTGA